Proteins encoded by one window of Streptomyces clavuligerus:
- a CDS encoding S1 family peptidase produces MPPPSRCFPRTPTKGRPLKLLRTLKRAAAAGAVVLAAVSLQPASATAAASSPTPPVVGGTRAAQGEFPFMVRLSMGCGGSLLTQQVVLTAAHCVPATGNNTSITATAGVVDLNSPSAIKVRSTKIYRAPGYNGTGKDWALIKLAQPINLPTLNIAETADYNSGTFTVAGWGAAREGGAQQRYLLKATVPFVSDESCGSSYPELVASEEICAGLPQGGVDTCQGDSGGPMFRRDNAGAWIQVGVVSWGAGCARPNYPGVYTEVSTFAAEIKAAAATL; encoded by the coding sequence ATGCCTCCGCCATCTCGGTGTTTCCCCCGCACCCCCACGAAGGGCAGACCGTTGAAGCTTCTGCGTACGCTCAAGAGGGCCGCCGCCGCCGGTGCCGTCGTTCTCGCGGCCGTCAGCCTCCAGCCCGCCTCCGCCACCGCCGCCGCCTCCTCGCCGACGCCGCCCGTCGTCGGCGGGACCCGGGCGGCCCAGGGTGAGTTCCCCTTCATGGTCCGGCTCTCCATGGGCTGTGGCGGCTCCCTGCTCACCCAGCAGGTCGTGCTGACCGCCGCCCACTGCGTCCCCGCCACCGGCAACAACACCAGCATCACCGCCACCGCCGGGGTGGTCGACCTCAACAGCCCGAGCGCGATCAAGGTCCGCTCGACCAAGATCTACCGGGCCCCGGGCTACAACGGCACCGGCAAGGACTGGGCCCTGATCAAGCTCGCCCAGCCGATCAACCTGCCCACCCTCAACATCGCCGAGACCGCCGACTACAACAGCGGCACGTTCACCGTCGCCGGCTGGGGCGCGGCGCGTGAGGGCGGCGCGCAGCAGCGCTACCTGCTCAAGGCCACCGTCCCGTTCGTCTCGGACGAGTCCTGCGGCTCCTCCTACCCGGAGCTGGTCGCCAGTGAGGAGATCTGCGCGGGCCTGCCCCAGGGCGGCGTCGACACCTGCCAGGGTGACTCCGGCGGCCCGATGTTCCGCCGGGACAACGCCGGTGCCTGGATCCAGGTCGGCGTCGTGAGCTGGGGCGCCGGCTGCGCCCGGCCGAACTACCCCGGTGTCTACACCGAGGTCTCCACCTTCGCCGCCGAGATCAAGGCCGCTGCCGCGACCCTCTGA